A DNA window from Halorussus salinus contains the following coding sequences:
- a CDS encoding antitoxin VapB family protein has translation MATKNIGIREDVYEHLKAHKQGDESFSDTIQRLLEDAEGDWRTNFGFLDSEAGESLAEAVEAEREKFDAEVTERQREIVDAFSEDDGE, from the coding sequence ATGGCGACCAAGAACATCGGCATCAGAGAGGACGTGTACGAACACCTCAAAGCTCACAAGCAGGGCGACGAGAGCTTCTCGGACACTATCCAGCGACTCCTCGAAGACGCCGAGGGAGACTGGCGAACGAACTTCGGCTTCCTCGACAGTGAAGCGGGCGAGTCGTTGGCCGAAGCCGTCGAAGCCGAACGCGAAAAGTTCGACGCCGAGGTAACCGAGCGACAACGCGAAATCGTTGACGCCTTCAGCGAGGACGACGGCGAATGA
- a CDS encoding PIN domain-containing protein: MKLLDASVLVGYAQGERAAAKYLERNDDTVFGAPSIVLSEVYTGLFRTTEMSREEVKAKYGWVRAVPFTDEVALETADIRAALSSRGEKINANDTYIAGTARAFDVPLVTADGDFEKVDGLELERYREQ; the protein is encoded by the coding sequence ATGAAACTGCTCGACGCCTCGGTTCTCGTCGGCTACGCACAGGGCGAGCGAGCCGCCGCAAAGTACCTCGAACGGAACGACGACACGGTCTTCGGTGCGCCGAGCATCGTTCTTTCGGAGGTGTACACGGGTCTCTTCCGAACGACGGAGATGAGTCGTGAAGAAGTGAAAGCGAAGTACGGGTGGGTCCGAGCGGTCCCGTTTACCGACGAAGTCGCGCTCGAAACCGCCGACATCCGTGCCGCGCTCAGTTCGCGTGGGGAGAAAATCAACGCGAACGACACCTACATCGCTGGAACTGCACGAGCGTTCGACGTACCGCTCGTCACGGCCGACGGGGACTTCGAGAAGGTGGACGGTCTCGAACTCGAACGATACCGCGAGCAGTAG